One stretch of Oryzias latipes chromosome 7, ASM223467v1 DNA includes these proteins:
- the nckap5l gene encoding nck-associated protein 5-like — protein sequence MRTMSDETEQRTCDVDFGSDEEGEEADVESYLEDNSSELVDRLRELEAENSALVLANESQREAYERCLDEVANHVVQALLNQKDLREECIKLKMLVFDLERQNRALCELFQQKLPNHPTAHYQVQAGPLPDYNTQPHNESAKQVEPSQTEAQAKGNGFCTQHVSPGPRAPAASMEALSPFFKKKAHILEVLRKMEETDPLKFHPSTASLSFCDYSQVLMSTEAVLATADPLPRPCKSHLTHCRCSCSETDSHQHFNGDGAVKCDGGNAWCSHCKRSPDSPPKPCGHVCSPSKASQSHVVPAAAALGECHSKTRAPQSVAPSKPCTANEAHQLLAAAHSSTSEPLCRNKEAVKPKQDLSGSRPDVSEGLSASSQTPGSGKESMQATHCDAGTSDGIYNGTETSDPSAFSEKDGTEMEASSTRASASVSPSPSCLSDVKAAAINSPSKLLKFLKIPSIGEKSQAPPPAVRLSPQLTRNSRIPCRTNNYEVYHSPVPTRKATTTERCRQPPTPPARSESYPATHSAPTSPPQSEEACSLPTKEISYSSFSASKDSAGSKSGACCSPKVPQKVPHYENVCEVSRAEDTGPAHGKRTTLPAQAKPNGAERKLVKSLPESVMHPSPQRKQSSSSSESTSDEEEDSDSPVWVNHHSLPPSAVLSKAQNRADYPRMREKQEADMRDAGGPSSEVTQPAPPSRRSDCSSIPKRPAGGAARGQTDSSHHAFKDRLAALGKLRSSEDLQASAKSVDTNEGACAEERSKAVERPAVVQRDEQRLSKYADCLEGKAKGGAGLKHPAPSQLYEQALKQQSCGPAKQEPCPTKLDVSRSKIGLLSPNADAPLVLRNNMKCPGSLNLPYNVKPGVSTHSSSSSPNKIPQKSPSKPCQGPSVHRGGKPPETPRYSSKSEERIKIGGKGKKNPMYGDSLPPPPPRPPTSEGERSPQPVPSLQSAIEQKVMKGIEENVLKLQEQDRGGQGAEVKQKTSNGIASWFGLKKSKLPALSRKADAAKAKDEKKEWKINIPSVGRDSVKVTSRCKEGVEGLNISTLMEKAEGLRRALEEERAYVERSGRGHSCEVVMDQAQGQLAVMYRGGRSDNFMQQLLNRVDGKEVISMPQRRLSFDCKTSKAVFTQQSDVISHTSSHNDMEKGSQRIGKLTSDENLADSVHSQHFAGSGASTYTLDSGIGTFPLPDCSSSGTGRGLSKARGGAEHHSTDSPGRAGRRARTLDREPTPQEEGFPPHKQLIPTIQYGSALEGRGSAGGVREDKEVHGANVFSPRSKTWTFPNLKTPSGHGEVYLAVEEEEEEPVSYGSPYRGGVKAGAPSSSRVVDPGSLSIPAHSGGSRRGKTRTPSVPEMNREAGLELLRERPEEALSPSRPQVLETPESLSDSLYDSLSSCGSQG from the exons ATGAGAACAATGTCTGATGAGACGGAACAGAGAACGTGTGACGTGGACTTTGGGTCGGACGAGGAGGGCGAGGAGGCAGATGTGGAGTCTTACCTGGAGGACAACAGCAGCGAGCTGGTGGACCGGCTGAGGGAGCTGGAG GCAGAGAATTCAGCCCTGGTTTTGGCCAATGAGAGTCAGAGAGAAGCTTATGAGAGATGTTTGGATGAG GTGGCTAACCATGTGGTGCAGGCTCTGCTCAATCAGAAG GATCTGAGAGAGGAGTGCATCAAGCTGAAAATGCTGGTGTTTGATCTGGAGAGACAGAACCGAGCGCTCTGCGAGCTCTTTCAGCAGAAGCTGCCCAACCACCCCACTGCCCACTACCAG GTCCAGGCGGGACCCCTCCCAGACTACAATACACAGCCACACAATGAATCGGCCAAGCAGGTGGAGCCTTCGCAGACCGAAGCACAGGCCAAG GGGAACGGCTTCTGCACGCAGCACGTTTCTCCGGGCCCCCGTGCTCCCGCCGCCTCCATGGAGGCCCTGTCTCCCTTCTTCAAGAAGAAAGCACACATCCTGGAGGTCCTGCGCAAGATGGAGGAGACGGACCCTCTGAAGTTCCACCCGTCCACCGCCAGCCTGTCTTTCTGCGACTACAGTCAGGTGTTGATGTCGACAGAAGCGGTGCTGGCGACAGCGGACCCCCTCCCCCGGCCGTGCAAATCCCACCTCACGCACTGCCGCTGCTCCTGCTCTGAGACCGACTCACACCAGCATTTCAACGGCGACGGGGCGGTCAAGTGCGACGGGGGGAACgcgtggtgttcacactgcaaACGGAGCCCGGACAGCCCCCCAAAGCCCTGCGGCCATGTCTGTAGTCCTTCAAAAGCCAGCCAGAGCCATGtggttcctgctgctgctgctctgggcGAATGTCACAGTAAGACCAGAGCGCCACAGTCTGTAGCCCCGTCCAAACCATGCACTGCTAATGAAGCCCACCAGCTGCTTGCAGCCGCACACTCCTCCACCTCAGAACCGCTCTGTCGGAATAAGGAGGCAGTAAAGCCAAAGCAGGATCTGTCAGGGAGCCGTCCAGACGTCTCTGAGGGGCTCTCTGCCTCCTCGCAAACACCTGGCTCTGGGAAGGAGAGCATGCAAGCAACCCATTGTGACGCGGGGACCAGCGACGGAATTTACAACGGCACCGAAACCAGTGACCCCTCAGCCTTTTCTGAGAAGGACGGCACAGAAATGGAGGCCTCCTCTACCAGGGCCTCTGCGTCCGTTAGCCCAAGCCCCTCCTGCCTCAGTGACGTCAAGGCAGCCGCCATCAACTCGCCGTCCAAGCTGCTGAAGTTCCTCAAGATTCCCTCCATCGGGGAGAAGTCTCAGGCTCCGCCCCCAGCCGTCCGTTTGAGCCCCCAACTCACTCGCAACTCCCGGATCCCCTGCCGAACCAACAACTACGAGGTCTACCACTCCCCAGTTCCCACACGCAAAGCTACGACCACGGAGAGGTGCAGGCAGCCCCCTACCCCGCCAGCCAGGTCCGAGTCCTATCCCGCCACCCACTCTGCTCCGACCTCGCCGCCGCAGTCGGAAGAGGCCTGCTCCCTCCCCACTAAAGAAATAAGCTACAGCAGCTTCTCTGCATCTAAAGACAGCGCGGGATCAAAGTCAGGAGCCTGCTGCTCGCCAAAAGTTCCTCAAAAAGTCCCTCATTATGAGAACGTGTGCGAGGTATCCAGAGCAGAGGACACGGGCCCCGCCCACGGCAAAAGAACCACACTTCCTGCTCAGGCAAAGCCCAACGGGGCAGAGAGGAAGCTGGTCAAGTCGTTGCCAGAAAGCGTCATGCACCCTTCTCCTCAGCGAAAACAGTCCTCCTCTTCGTCGGAGTCCACTTCGGACGAGGAAGAGGATTCTGACAGCCCGGTGTGGGTGAACCATCACAGTCTGCCCCCCTCGGCTGTCCTCAGCAAAGCTCAGAACAGGGCCGACTATCCCCGGATGAGAGAGAAGCAGGAGGCGGACATGAGGGACGCCGGCGGTCCGAGCTCCGAGGTTACCCAGCCTGCCCCTCCCTCCAGGAGGAGTGACTGCTCCTCCATTCCTAAAAGGCCTGCAGGTGGTGCGGCGCGGGGCCAGACCGACTCCAGTCACCACGCTTTCAAGGACAGACTGGCTGCGCTGGGGAAGCTGAGGAGCTCTGAGGATTTACAGGCCAGCGCCAAGTCGGTGGACACGAACGAGGGCGCGTGTGCCGAGGAACGAAGCAAAGCGGTGGAGAGGCCCGCCGTGGTCCAAAGGGACGAGCAGAGGCTTTCCAAATATGCCGACTGTTTGGAGGGAAAAGCTAAAGGTGGCGCTGGTTTGAAGCATCCAGCTCCGTCCCAGCTGTACGAACAGGCGCTAAAGCAGCAGTCCTGCGGTCCGGCGAAGCAGGAGCCGTGTCCAACCAAGCTAGACGTTTCCAGGAGCAAAATCGGTTTGCTGTCCCCCAATGCAGACGCTCCGCTGGTGCTGCGCAACAACATGAAGTGTCCCGGCTCCCTCAACCTGCCTTATAATGTTAAACCCGGTGTGAGCactcacagcagcagcagcagccccaACAAAATCCCCCAGAAGTCTCCGTCCAAGCCGTGTCAGGGCCCCTCTGTGCACAGAGGAGGGAAGCCCCCCGAGACTCCACGCTACTCCTCTAAATCCGAGGAGAGGATCAAGATTGGAGGGAAAGGGAAAAAGAACCCCATGTATGGAGAcagcctccctcctcctcctccgagACCTCCTACGTCTGAGGGCGAGAGGTCCCCGCAGCCGGTGCCCAGCCTTCAGTCAGCCATAGAGCAGAAGGTGATGAAGGGCATCGAGGAGAACGTGCTGAAGCTCCAGGAGCAGGACAGAGGAGGCCAGGGGGCGGAAGTCAAGCAGAAAACCTCCAACGGCATCGCCAGCTGGTTCGGCCTGAAGAAGAGCAAGCTGCCCGCTCTCAGCCGCAAGGCCGACGCCGCCAAAGCCAAGGACGAGAAGAAGGAGTGGAAGATCAACATCCCCTCGGTGGGCAGAGACTCTGTGAAGGTCACCTCCAGGTGCAAAGAGGGCGTGGAGGGTCTGAACATCTCCACCTTGATGGAGAAGGCTGAAGGGCTGAGGCGGGccctggaggaggagagggcCTACGTGGAGAGGTCGGGCAGGGGCCACTCCTGCGAGGTGGTGATGGACCAGGCCCAGGGGCAGCTGGCGGTCATGTACAGGGGGGGCCGCTCCGACAACttcatgcagcagctgctgaacaG GGTGGACGGGAAGGAGGTGATCAGCATGCCGCAGCGCCGCCTCTCCTTTGACTGCAAGACCTCCAAAGCCGTCTTCACCCAGCAGAGCGACGTCATCAGTCACACCAGCAGTCACAATGACATGGAGAAG GGATCACAGAGAATCGGCAAGCTGACGTCGGATGAAAACCTGGCGGATTCCGTTCACTCTCAGCACTTTGCAG GCTCGGGGGCTTCCACCTACACCCTGGACAGCGGCATCGGCACCTTCCCCCTCCCggactgcagcagcagcggaaCGGGGAGGGGCCTGTCCAAGGCGAGAGGCGGGGCCGAGCATCACTCCACCGACTCACCGGGAAGGGCCGGGCGGCGAGCCCGCACGCTGGATCGAGAGCCCACGCCACAGGAGGAGGGCTTCCCGCCACACAAGCAGCTGATTCCCACCATTCAGTACGGCTCGGCGCTGGAGGGGAGGGGCTCGGCGGGCGGCGTCCGTGAAG ATAAAGAGGTCCACGGAGCAAATGTGTTCTCCCCCCGCTCCAAGACGTGGACTTTCCCCAACTTGAAGACCCCTTCAGGACATGGAGAGGTTTACCTGGcagtggaggaggaagaggaggagccgGTGTCCTACGGGTCACCGTATCGAGGG GGCGTGAAGGCCGGCGCCCCGTCTTCCAGCCGGGTGGTGGACCCGGGCAGCCTGTCCATCCCCGCCCATTCGGGGGGGAGCCGCAGAGGAAAGACTCGCACCCCCAGCGTCCCCGAGATGAACCGGGAGGCCGGCCTGGAGCTGCTCAGGGAGCGGCCGGAGGAGGCGCTGTCTCCGAGTCGCCCTCAGGTCCTGGAGACCCCGGAGTCCCTGAGCGATTCTCTGTACGACAGCCTGTCTTCCTGCGGCAGCCAAGGATGA